From the genome of Uranotaenia lowii strain MFRU-FL chromosome 1, ASM2978415v1, whole genome shotgun sequence, one region includes:
- the LOC129737947 gene encoding uncharacterized protein LOC129737947, whose translation MTSTSKRNPNLKDAAPNKTSHNCKACSKPDDAQTMVACDDCSLWWHFNCAGVDESVANRSWKCAGCVAAASTETGTKSHKSAKSVVSVKSNASAARLRLKQLEEQKFLEDRLRAEQAQKDREFLAKKHELELEIMQEEVTGNSEKSYGVSERDDPVRNWVKAQNAQKGFKEAVGLQTSTPKGFQLEECSQIELRPHPLRCVGTMEPEPLVHSAEQENRKGDSLSPLYDPFTDSRLLQQSERNSNPLNHQQTQQQELCIVPHQHTLDTTSITRRQLAARQVVSTDLPKFSGDPMEWPMFLQAFTSTTAMCGIQPAENLARLQRCLVGIAREKVLNILTIPSAVPEIMTTLQDECGRPDQMVQCLLNRIRSAKPPNANKLTTLITFGREVRNLVTYIEAATLETHLSNPTLLTELVAKLPPCLQLQWGLYLQQIPGPTLKAFGEFISSIRTAACNVSLAIESGENINKKDKPVGFLNTHRENEIDETVEVQRFKTDAKPCLACGQVDHKIKDCNVFRGFSLEERWKLVEEKHMCERCLFPHSRWPCRTKQPCGIAGCAQLHHKLLHAYNEPTYSSRLETPRTVTTHRHDHSTTLFKIIPVKLYGKNRTLDVYAFLDDGSDITLIDESVADELELDGIRKPLCLQWTNNVTRDETNSRTVSMKISGSKGGRKHQLEEVRTVCNLNLPKQTLNYEELAKHFDHLRGLPVCSYFDVTPKILIGIDNARLKLGLNRRENDDIEPVAIKTYLGWTIFGGRRSPSDTSRSLVHVCRCTHDEVLNNQLTSFCKAEDLGIAEQTPPESEDDKRARKILRETTKRTKSGKFEMSLLWRTDYIKLPKSYSMAEKRLECLWKRLDKNPALKTKTCLKIQEYIDLGYAHKATAEELAGANSDRTWYLPIGVVQNPRKPDKLRLVWDAAAQVSGISLNSMLLKGPDLLTPLLSVLYQFREREYAISGDIRHMFHQLMIRPEDKHAQRFLWREEKNSPIEVFIMDVATFGATCSPCSAQYAKNLNAIEHQERYPEAAAAIVDSTYVDDFLASRNTVNEAVKLAQDVATVNKAAGFQIPTWQSNSCEVLERLGCRTERGFNGNTKDFSIDKTTTYERVLGIAWKTQKDVFVFHTIVHDNLQPLLQGDVIPTKREVLRIVMSIFDPIGFVSNYTIHGKILIQAIWRSGVQWDEPINQLEFEYWKKWILLIPELSRVEVPRCYFPGYEIESLNSIQLHVFVDASEEAFACVAYFRIIDRGLARCSLVAAKAKVTSLRPQSIPRNELNGALIGARLMKTIAESHRLPISERFFWTDSSVVLSWLHADPRNYRQYVGFRVGEILSTTSLTEWRWLPSKLNIADEATKWGNGPTLDPDSMWFKGPDFLLMSDNEWPTQRPPISKPLVELRKLNVHSHQTGLTPLEYENYSSYDQLVKRIAYLYHFIHRCKAKDRIETGLQTLLLSQLDYEKAEKALWRLAQYEDYREEISTLKSNTNSPPGKQKRLLKTSPLYKICPFLDDDGILRAETRIDGLYYSYNFRNPVVLSKNNHVTRLIVLRCHQRYGHANLETVLNALQRRFYIPKYRSTVKTIIKSCLWCKVYRAIPSSPKMAPLPHPRIKPYVRPFTFTGVDYFGPLLVKRGRCSVKRWICLFTCLSIRAIHLEVVHSLSADSCIQAFRRFVAKRGSPQHIYSDNGTNFRGASRELASEIKAANQKAAAIFTNAETQWHFNPPSTPHMGGVWERKVRSVKDAFKNIKPKRLLDDEELMTLMSEVEMIVNSHPLTFVPLENPNEDIITPNSFLLMSSDGTDQTRVPMESIDLRANLKTREDMLNQFWKRWIDGYLPTIARRTKWFNDVRPLCVGDLVVVVDEAVRNGWLRGRVIKTYQGVDGQVRRVDVQTDAGVLQRGAVKVALLDLDDKGKAE comes from the coding sequence ATGACCTCAACGAGTAAAAGAAACCCTAACCTCAAAGATGCAGCACCTAATAAAACATCCCACAATTGTAAAGCCTGCTCGAAGCCCGATGATGCACAAACGATGGTGGCTTGCGACGATTGCAGTTTGTGGTGGCATTTTAATTGTGCGGGAGTTGATGAATCAGTCGCTAATCGTTCGTGGAAATGCGCTGGATGTGTAGCGGCGGCTAGCACTGAGACCGGAACTAAAAGCCATAAGTCGGCCAAATCGGTAGTATCTGTGAAATCGAATGCCTCAGCAGCTCGGTTGCGACTTAAGCAGTTGGAAGAGCAAAAGTTTTTAGAGGATCGCTTGCGTGCAGAACAGGCCCAGAAAGATCGAGAGTTTCTTGCCAAAAAACACGAACTCGAACTGGAAATAATGCAGGAAGAAGTTACTGGAAACAGTGAGAAGAGCTATGGGGTTTCCGAGCGTGATGACCCTGTCAGGAACTGGGTTAAAGCTCAAAATGCCCAGAAAGGATTTAAAGAGGCGGTAGGACTGCAAACATCTACCCCAAAAGGTTTTCAACTGGAAGAGTGTAGCCAAATTGAGCTGAGGCCTCACCCACTAAGATGTGTGGGCACAATGGAGCCAGAACCATTGGTGCACTCTGCGGAACAAGAAAACAGAAAGGGGGATTCTTTGTCACCACTTTATGATCCATTTACTGATAGTCGACTTCTACAGCAGTCGGAAAGGAACTCAAACCCCCTCAATCATCAACAGACTCAGCAACAAGAACTATGCATCGTACCACATCAGCATACACTTGATACAACATCTATAACTCGAAGACAGTTGGCTGCAAGGCAGGTTGTATCAACTGATTTACCTAAGTTTTCTGGGGACCCCATGGAGTGGCCAATGTTTCTTCAGGCATTCACATCAACCACTGCCATGTGTGGAATTCAACCTGCAGAAAACTTGGCGCGCCTACAAAGATGTCTTGTGGGAATAGCTCGCGAAAAGGTGCTCAATATCCTCACCATTCCATCCGCAGTGCCCGAAATCATGACCACACTTCAGGACGAATGTGGTCGCCCGGACCAGATGGTCCAATGTTTGCTTAATAGAATACGTAGCGCAAAGCCCCCAAACGCCAATAAGTTAACTACGTTAATAACATTCGGTCGTGAGGTACGTAATCTCGTGACATACATAGAGGCAGCCACCTTAGAAACTCACCTTTCCAATCCAACGTTATTGACGGAGCTTGTCGCTAAATTACCCCCGTGTTTACAACTCCAATGGGGATTGTACCTACAGCAAATACCTGGCCCCACCTTGAAAGCATTCGGCGAGTTTATTTCATCCATCAGGACAGCGGCGTGCAATGTGTCACTAGCCATTGAATCGggagaaaatataaacaaaaaagacaaaccgGTAGGATTCTTGAACACCCATCGCGAGAACGAAATAGATGAAACCGTAGAGGTGCAAAGATTCAAAACCGATGCCAAACCTTGTTTGGCCTGTGGTCAGGTAGatcataaaattaaagattgtaATGTATTTCGAGGATTTTCTTTGGAGGAACGTTGGAAATTAGTAGAAGAAAAACACATGTGCGAACGTTGCTTGTTTCCACACAGCAGATGGCCATGTCGCACCAAACAACCATGTGGCATCGCTGGCTGTGCTCAACTCCATCATAAGCTTTTACATGCGTACAACGAACCGACTTATTCTTCAAGGCTGGAAACACCACGAACAGTCACAACTCATCGACATGACCACAGTACTACTCTTTTCAAAATCATACCCGTAAAGCTTTATGGAAAGAACAGGACCTTGGATGTGTATGCCTTCCTTGATGACGGCTCAGACATCACTTTGATTGATGAATCCGTGGCAGATGAATTAGAATTGGATGGAATTCGCAAGCCACTTTGTCTACAATGGACCAATAATGTGACTCGAGATGAAACCAACTCGCGAACCGTTAGTATGAAAATTTCCGGTAGCAAAGGTGGAAGGAAACACCAGTTGGAAGAAGTAAGAACAGTTTGCAACCTGAATCTTCCAAAACAGACGCTTAATTACGAAGAACTAGCAAAGCATTTTGACCATCTTCGCGGACTTCCTGTTTGCAGTTATTTCGACGTTACaccgaaaattttaattggaaTAGACAACGCTAGGCTAAAGTTGGGCTTGAATAGAAGGGAAAATGATGATATTGAACCGGTTGCAATCAAAACCTACTTGGGATGGACAATTTTCGGTGGTCGTCGCTCGCCAAGTGACACCTCACGCTCGCTGGTTCACGTTTGCCGTTGTACACACGATGAAGTTTTGAATAATCAGTTGACGAGCTTCTGTAAAGCCGAAGATTTGGGCATAGCAGAACAAACACCACCAGAATCAGAAGATGATAAACGCGCACGGAAGATTCTTCGTGAAACCACCAAACGAACAAAATCCGGTAAATTCGAAATGTCATTACTGTGGAGAACGGATTACATCAAACTTCCAAAAAGCTATTCGATGGCAGAAAAACGCCTGGAATGTCTTTGGAAACGACTTGATAAAAATCCTGCCCTGAAAACAAAAACCTGTCTGAAAATCCAGGAATATATCGACCTTGGATATGCTCACAAAGCAACAGCAGAGGAGCTAGCAGGAGCAAACTCAGACCGCACGTGGTATCTACCAATAGGTGTTGTTCAAAATCCTCGTAAACCGGATAAACTGCGACTAGTATGGGACGCTGCAGCTCAAGTGTCTGGCATTTCACTCAACTCAATGTTGCTCAAGGGCCCGGATCTTCTCACACCATTATTATCAGTGTTGTACCAATTTCGCGAGCGGGAGTATGCAATATCTGGTGACATTAGGCATATGTTCCATCAACTAATGATTCGGCCGGAAGATAAGCATGCGCAGAGGTTTTTATGGCGTGAAGAGAAAAATTCTCCAATTGAGGTCTTCATTATGGATGTCGCGACCTTCGGAGCAACCTGCTCTCCTTGCTCCGCCCAGTACGCGAAAAACCTCAATGCTATAGAACATCAAGAAAGATACCCCGAGGCCGCAGCCGCCATTGTTGATTCTACTTATGTGGATGATTTCCTTGCCAGCCGAAACACAGTAAACGAAGCGGTCAAGCTGGCTCAAGATGTGGCGACCGTCAATAAAGCTGCAGGATTCCAAATACCCACTTGGCAGTCAAACTCATGTGAAGTACTCGAAAGGCTCGGTTGCAGAACCGAACGTGGCTTTAACGGTAATACGAAGGATTTTTCTATCGATAAAACTACCACTTATGAACGCGTTTTGGGAATAGCCTGGAAAACACAAAAAGATGTCTTCGTATTCCACACTATAGTTCACGATAATTTACAACCGCTGCTGCAAGGAGATGTGATTCCAACTAAAAGAGAAGTCCTAAGAATTGTTATGAGTATTTTCGACCCAATCGGCTTCGTCTCAAATTACACAATTCATGGTAAGATTCTGATCCAAGCTATCTGGCGATCCGGTGTGCAGTGGGATGAACCCATCAATCAGCTAGAATTTGAATACTGGAAAAAATGGATTCTGCTGATTCCGGAACTTTCGCGTGTTGAAGTACCTAGATGTTATTTCCCGGGATACGAAATAGAAAGTCTGAATTCGATACAACTGCACGTATTCGTGGACGCCAGTGAGGAGGCTTTTGCGTGCGTTGCTTACTTTCGGATTATAGACAGGGGTCTAGCTCGATGTTCCCTTGTTGCCGCAAAAGCCAAAGTAACGTCCTTACGACCACAGTCAATCCCTCGCAATGAACTAAATGGTGCATTGATTGGAGCTCGGCTGATGAAGACTATCGCGGAAAGTCATCGTTTACCTATCTCGGAAAGGTTCTTCTGGACTGACTCATCAGTTGTTTTGTCATGGTTACACGCAGATCCAAGGAATTATAGGCAATATGTTGGTTTCCGGGTAGGAGAAATTCTTTCTACAACGAGTCTGACAGAGTGGAGATGGTTACCCTCTAAACTTAATATTGCAGATGAGGCGACCAAGTGGGGAAATGGGCCGACCCTCGATCCAGACAGTATGTGGTTTAAAGGTCCGGATTTCCTTCTCATGAGCGATAACGAATGGCCGACCCAGAGACCACCTATAAGCAAACCACTTGTTGAACTTAGAAAGCTGAATGTTCACAGCCATCAGACTGGGCTCACACCTCTTGAGTATGAAAACTATTCAAGCTACGATCAGCTGGTCAAACGTATTGCTTATTTGTACCACTTCATCCATCGTTGTAAGGCAAAAGATCGTATTGAGACCGGTCTTCAAACCTTGCTTCTGAGCCAACTAGACTACGAAAAAGCGGAAAAAGCGCTCTGGCGATTGGCTCAGTATGAAGACTATCGAGAAGAAATTTCTACGTTGAAAAGTAACACTAATTCACCTCCTGGGAAACAAAAACGACTCCTGAAAACAAGtcccttgtacaaaatttgccCATTTCTCGACGATGATGGAATCCTGCGCGCAGAGACCCGCATCGATGGTTTGTATTATTCTTATAATTTCCGCAATCCGGTAGTGTTGTCAAAAAACAATCACGTTACAAGGCTGATAGTGCTGAGATGCCACCAACGATACGGTCATGCGAATCTTGAAACAGTATTAAATGCACTACAAAGGCGATTTTATATTCCCAAATACCGGTCGACTGtgaaaacaataattaaaaGTTGCTTATGGTGCAAAGTTTACCGTGCGATTCCTAGCAGTCCCAAAATGGCTCCACTACCGCATCCAAGAATCAAGCCTTATGTTCGCCCTTTCACCTTTACTGGCGTGGACTATTTTGGCCCACTGTTAGTTAAAAGGGGCCGGTGTAGCGTCAAACGATGGATCTGCCTGTTTACCTGCCTGTCCATCCGAGCTATCCACCTTGAAGTGGTCCATTCGTTGTCGGCTGATTCATGTATTCAAGCCTTTCGCCGTTTTGTCGCCAAGCGAGGATCTCCACAACACATATATAGCGACAATGGCACTAATTTCCGTGGCGCCTCTAGGGAGCTCGCTTCTGAAATCAAGGCGGCAAACCAAAAagctgctgcaattttcactaATGCTGAAACACAGTGGCACTTCAATCCACCTTCCACTCCTCACATGGGAGGCGTGTGGGAGAGAAAGGTGCGTTCCGTTAAGGATGCATTTAAGAATATCAAACCAAAACGATTATTAGACGATGAAGAACTCATGACACTCATGTCCGAAGTGGAAATGATTGTTAATTCTCACCCCCTGACATTTGTGCCCTTGGAAAATCCTAACGAAGATATCATCACGCCAAATAGTTTTCTACTTATGAGTTCAGATGGTACAGATCAAACTAGGGTGCCGATGGAATCTATTGATCTGAGAGCAAACTTGAAAACCAGGGAAGATATGCTTAACcaattttggaagcgatggATAGACGGGTATTTACCAACTATAGCAAGAAGAACAAAATGGTTCAACGATGTACGCCCGCTTTGCGTAGGAGATCTAGTGGTTGTAGTGGATGAAGCCGTTAGAAACGGATGGTTGCGAGGACGAGTTATCAAAACCTATCAAGGCGTCGACGGCCAGGTCAGGAGAGTGGACGTGCAGACTGACGCAGGTGTTCTACAACGTGGCGCAGTTAAAGTAGCCTTGCTGGATCTGGATGATAAGGGTAAAGCCGAGTAA